A window of Littorina saxatilis isolate snail1 linkage group LG7, US_GU_Lsax_2.0, whole genome shotgun sequence contains these coding sequences:
- the LOC138970730 gene encoding piggyBac transposable element-derived protein 4-like, whose protein sequence is MGILFLMGVIGLPNYRCYWSSRKELRQPVIADVMSRNRYEMLTKYFHLNDNTTQRPRGSPEHDKLHKVRPMIDHAKRVFCQHYAPHQNIAVGEAMIKFKGRCSFLQYIPSKPCKWGIKAWALADSESFYLVNFDVYVGKDGADGNARNNIPLGTRVVTKLVEPYYKKRHHVYFDNYFTSVKLVESLARKKTYATGTVRKERLGLPVPMKSLKMKQSGEMRKWQKGRMMAVSWQEKKRQVNVLTSRNVTGNMELRRPGKRGQPEQRYLKPITIQDYTENFNGVDKSDQLRQYYGIANKANKWWKYLFWFLCDVTMVNAYILYKEGPGGPRPKPNTHLHFHLEVATALVAGFTSRKRRASGDAPEAAVIKTPTVHESTKITTTRGIRNCVLCPREGRFTAAGNKIQSSFECVKCGVALCKDRGCFAAFHQYQQ, encoded by the exons ATGGGGATTTTATTTCTCATGGGGGTGATTGGATTACCCAACTACAGGTGCTATTGGAGTAGTAGAAAAGAACTGAGACAGCCTGTGATTGCTGATGTGATGAGTCGCAATCGATATGAGATGCTGACCAAGTATTTCCACCTGAACGACAACACAACCCAGCGTCCAAGAGGAAGTCCCGAACACGACAAGCTGCACAAGGTCAGGCCCATGATTGATCATGCAAAGAGGGTATTCTGTCAGCATTATGCCCCACACCAGAACATAGCTGTGGGTGAGGCCATGATTAAATTCAAGGGGAGGTGCAGTTTTCTGCAGTACATTCCATCGAAGCCTTGCAAGTGGGGGATCAAGGCTTGGGCCCTCGCCGACAGTGAGTCGTTCTACCTCGTCAACTTTGACGTCTATGTAGGCAAAGATGGCGCAGATGGCAATGCCAGGAACAACATTCCTCTGGGGACAAGGGTTGTCACAAAACTTGTGGAACCTTACTACAAGAAAAGGCATCATGTCTATTTTGACAATTATTTCACCTCCGTCAAGTTGGTGGAATCCCTCGCAAGAAAGAAGACGTACGCCACGGGGACAGTTCGAAAGGAACGACTCGGACTGCCTGTTCCCATGAAATCCCTCAAGATGAAACAGTCTGGTGAAATGAGGAAGTGGCAGAAGGGAAGAATGATGGCAGTGAGCTGGCAGGAGAAGAAGCGCCAG GTCAATGTCCTGACATCGAGAAACGTCACCGGCAACATGGAACTCAGGCGTCCCGGCAAGCGAGGGCAACCGGAGCAACGCTACCTGAAACCCATCACCATCCAAGACTATACAGAGAACTTCAACGGCGTCGACAAATCTGACCAGCTGCGCCAATACTACGGCATCGCAAACAAGGCAAACAAATGGTGGAAGTACTTGTTCTGGTTCCTGTGTGACGTCACGATGGTGAACGCGTACATTCTGTACAAAGAAGGACCTGGAGGCCCCCGTCCGAAGCCAAACACACATCTGCATTTTCACCTGGAGGTCGCAACTGCACTTGTTGCTGGCTTCACCAGTCGCAAGAGGAGAGCCAGTGGTGACGCACCTGAAGCAGCAGTCATCAAAACTCCAACGGTGCACGAGAGTACCAAGATCACAACAACAAGAGGAATTCGCAACTGTGTCCTTTGCCCCAGAGAAGGTCGGTTCACCGCTGCGGGCAACAAGATCCAGTCTTCCTTTGAGTGTGTGAAGTGTGGTGTTGCACTGTGCAAAGACAGAGGTTGTTTTGCTGCCTTCCACCAGTACCAACAGTAA
- the LOC138970739 gene encoding zinc finger protein 431-like, with amino-acid sequence MEGEDPAVKTEVKIEIDVAEEPPQSWFMTQQHTHGQAAANVDSDTWLKEEAGEGQATATADSDTWLKEEAGEELSGTDSNFNTDSQLNTNSTGAHLSAGKTRPKEYTFKHLRKQVHRCSHCSSVFDFPNRLERHLLTHTGERPHKCNQCSAAFTQSGSLKNHMLTHTGERPHKCGQCNAAFARSCSLKDHILTHTGERPHKCNQCSAAFARSGALKDHILTHTGERPHKCGQCSAAFALSGHLKAHMLTHTGERPHKCGQCSAAFALSGHLKVHMLTHTGERPHKCGQCSAVFALSGSLKAHILIHTGERPHKCHQCSAAFATSGSLKKHMITHTGERPHQCCQCNAAFAHSCSLKAHMFTHTGERPFKCDQCSAAFANSGSLKRHMLTHTGERPHQCCQCNAAFVYSGSLKNHMLTHTGERPHKCNECSAAFARSFFLKKHVLTHTHKGTTT; translated from the exons ATGGAGGGAGAGGACCCGGCAGTGAAGACGGAGGTGAAGATTGAGATTGATGTCGCTGAAGAGCCACCACAGTCTTGGTTTATGACCCAGCAACACACACATG GACAAGCTGCAGCCAATGttgacagtgatacctggctgaaggAAGAGGCAGGAGAAGGACAAGCTACAGCCACTGctgacagtgatacctggctgaaggAAGAGGCAGGGGAAGAGCTGTCTGGTACTGACAGTAACTTCAACACTGATTCACAGCTAAACACAAACAGCACAGGAGCACACTTGTCTGCTGGTAAAACTCGACCAAAGGAGTACACGTTTAAACATCTACGTAAACAAGTGCATCGGTGCTCACATTGTAGTTCTGTCTTTGATTTTCCAAACAGGTTGGAGAGACATCTACTGACGCATACAGGTGAGCGACCACATAAGTGCAATCAATGCAGTGCTGCTTTTACCCAGTCTGGTTCCCTGAAgaaccacatgttgacacacacagggGAACGACCACATAAGTGTGGTCAGTGCAATGCTGCTTTTGCTCGATCTTGTTCCCTGAAGGACCACATATTGACACACACAGGTGAGCGACCACATAAGTGCAATCAATGCAGTGCTGCTTTTGCTCGATCTGGTGCCTTGAAGGACCACATATTGACACACACAGGTGAACGACCACATAAGTGCGGTCAATGCAGTGCTGCTTTTGCCCTGTCTGGTCACCTGAAggcccacatgttgacacacacaggtgAGCGACCACATAAGTGCGGTCAATGCAGTGCTGCTTTTGCCCTGTCTGGTCACCTGAAGgtccacatgttgacacacacaggtgAGCGACCACATAAGTGCGGTCAATGCAGTGCTGTTTTTGCCCTGTCTGGTTCCCTGAAGGCCCACATATTGATACACACAGGTGAGCGACCACATAAGTGCCATCAATGCAGTGCTGCTTTTGCTACATCTGGTTCCTTGAAGAAAcatatgatcacacacacaggTGAACGACCTCATCAGTGTTGTCAGTGCAATGCTGCTTTTGCTCATTCTTGTTCCCTGAAGGCccacatgttcacacacacaggtgAGCGACCATTTAAGTGCGATCAATGCAGTGCTGCTTTTGCTAATTCTGGTTCCTTGAAgagacacatgttgacacacacaggtgAACGACCTCATCAGTGTTGTCAGTGCAATGCTGCTTTTGTTTATTCAGGTTCACTGAAgaaccacatgttgacacacacaggtgAGCGACCACATAAGTGCAATGAATGCAGTGCTGCTTTTGCTCGATCTTTTTTCTTGAAGAAACatgttctcacacacacacacaagggaaCAACCACATAA
- the LOC138970734 gene encoding zinc finger protein 431-like: protein MEREDPAVKTEVKIEIDVAEEPPQSWFMTQQHTHGQAAANVDSDTWQKEEAGEGQATATADSDTWLKEEAGEGQATVSVQSDTWLKKEAGEGQATVSADSDTWLKKEAGEGQATVSVQSDTWLKKEAGEGQATVSADSDTWLKKEAGEGQATVSVQSDTWLKKEAGEGQATVSADSDTWLKKEAGEGQATVSVQSDTWLKKEAGEGQATVSADSDTWLKKEAGEGQATVSVQSDDTWLKKEAGEGQATASADSDTWLNEEAGEGQATASAESDTWLKKDAGEGLSTGGTDSDTWLKEEAGEELSGTDSNFNTDSQLNTKSTGATLSAGKTRPKEHTFKRLRKQVHRCSHCSSVFDFPSGLKRHLLKHTGERPHKCDQCSAAFARSRSLKKHMLTHTGERPHKCGQCSAAFAHSSYLKKHMLTHAGERPHKCGQCSAAFAYSGSLKKHMLTHTGERPHKCGQCSSAFALWYTLKNHMLTHTGERPHKCGQCSSAFARSGSLKNHMLTHTGERPHKCGQCSAAFVFSCSLKNHMLTHTGERPHQCSQCSAAFARIGNLKTHMLTHTGERPHKCDQCSSAFSESGALKKHMFTHTGERPHQCSQCSAAFALIGNLKTHMLTHTCERPHKCGQCSSAFAVSCSLKKHMLTHTGERPHKCGQCNAAFAHSGSLKKHMLTHTGE, encoded by the exons atggagagagaggaccCGGCAGTGAAGACGGAGGTGAAGATTGAGATTGATGTCGCTGAAGAGCCACCACAGTCTTGGTTTATGACCCAGCAACACACACATG GACAAGCTGCAGCCAATGttgacagtgatacctggcaGAAGGAAGAGGCAGGAGAAGGACAAGCTACAGCCACTGctgacagtgatacctggctgaaggAAGAGGCAGGGGAAGGACAAGCTACAGTCAGTGTTCaaagtgatacctggctgaagaaAGAGGCAGGAGAAGGACAAGCTACAGTGAGTGctgacagtgatacctggctgaagaaAGAGGCAGGAGAAGGACAAGCTACAGTCAGTGTTCaaagtgatacctggctgaagaaAGAGGCAGGAGAAGGACAAGCTACAGTCAGTGctgacagtgatacctggctgaagaaAGAGGCAGGAGAAGGACAAGCTACAGTCAGTGTTCaaagtgatacctggctgaagaaAGAGGCAGGAGAAGGACAAGCTACAGTCAGTGctgacagtgatacctggctgaagaaAGAGGCAGGAGAAGGACAAGCTACAGTCAGTGTTCaaagtgatacctggctgaagaaAGAGGCAGGAGAAGGACAAGCTACAGTCAGTGctgacagtgatacctggctgaagaaAGAGGCAGGAGAAGGACAAGCTACAGTCAGTGTTCAAAGTGAtgatacctggctgaagaaAGAGGCAGGAGAAGGACAAGCTACAGCCAGTGctgacagtgatacctggctgaatgAAGAGGCAGGAGAAGGACAAGCTACAGCCAGTGCTGaaagtgatacctggctgaagaaAGACGCAGGAGAAGGACTATCCACAGGCGGTActgacagtgatacctggctgaaggAAGAGGCAGGAGAAGAGCTGTCTGGTACTGACAGTAACTTCAACACTGATTCACAGCTAAACACAAAGAGCACAGGAGCAACCTTGTCTGCTGGTAAAACTCGACCAAAGGAGCACACGTTTAAACGTCTACGTAAACAAGTGCATCGGTGCTCACATTGTAGTTCTGTCTTTGATTTTCCAAGCGGATTGAAGAGACATCTACTAAAGCATACAGGTGAACGACCACATAAGTGTGATCAATGCAGTGCTGCTTTTGCTCGATCTCGTTCCCTGAAgaaacacatgttgacacacacagggGAACGACCACATAAGTGCGGTCAATGCAGTGCTGCTTTTGCTCATTCTAGTTACCTGAAgaaacacatgttgacacacgcAGGTGAGCGACCACATAAGTGCGGTCAATGCAGTGCTGCTTTTGCTTATTCTGGTTCCCTGAAgaaacacatgttgacacacacaggtgAGCGACCACATAAGTGCGGTCAATGCAGTTCTGCGTTTGCCTTGTGGTATACCTTGAAgaaccacatgttgacacacacagggGAACGACCACATAAGTGCGGTCAATGCAGTTCTGCTTTTGCCCGGTCTGGTTCCCTGAAgaaccacatgttgacacacacagggGAACGACCACATAAGTGCGGTCAATGCAGTGCTGCTTTTGTCTTTTCTTGTTCCTTGAAgaaccacatgttgacacacacagggGAACGACCTcatcagtgtagtcagtgcagTGCTGCTTTTGCCCGGATTGGTAACCTGAAgacacacatgttgacacacacagggGAACGACCTCATAAATGCGATCAATGCAGTTCTGCTTTTTCTGAGTCAGGTGCCTTGAAGAAAcatatgttcacacacacaggggAACGACCTcatcagtgtagtcagtgcagTGCTGCTTTTGCCCTGATTGGTAACCTGAAgacacacatgttgacacacacatGTGAGCGACCACATAAGTGTGGTCAATGCAGTTCTGCTTTTGCCGTGTCTTGTTCCTTGAAgaaacacatgttgacacacacagggGAACGACCACATAAGTGCGGTCAATGCAATGCTGCTTTTGCTCATTCTGGTTCCCTGAAGAAgcacatgttgacacacacaggtgAGTGA